In Candidatus Omnitrophota bacterium, a genomic segment contains:
- a CDS encoding SGNH/GDSL hydrolase family protein, translating to MKKKYKTPLSILLLIVILSAALEGVFVLVLNNPYPLLRYAPRSVVFFFSSLYMRNVNIIQFMPECARYDSGVMYTLRPGRFIFSNIEFRTEYLVNSLGVRDDEASLGSPVIVVAGDSIAMGWGVEQDETFPQIIERKTGLPVLNAAVSSYGTVREMLLLKRVDRSRLKYLIIEYDTNDYNENREFYLNKNMLPVTGPGRYDRLVRKEGNRRRYFFGKHLLSKYNGIIRKIKDMASSRKDGNGASSYRGSAAFFLNAVINSGIDLTGVRVIVVKFGKDDDFVPALKKKKGSDGRPRFIREMAVLDAKDILSGDDYYMLDGHMNRRGHEKVAAALLAVVDFKK from the coding sequence ATGAAAAAAAAGTATAAAACACCGCTCTCTATCCTGCTCCTGATAGTGATCCTGTCAGCGGCGCTGGAGGGCGTTTTTGTCCTGGTATTGAACAACCCGTACCCATTGTTAAGGTATGCTCCGAGGAGTGTCGTATTTTTCTTCAGCAGCCTGTATATGCGCAACGTCAACATAATACAGTTTATGCCGGAATGCGCGCGGTATGACAGCGGCGTCATGTACACCCTGCGGCCGGGGAGGTTCATCTTTTCGAATATCGAATTTCGCACGGAATATCTTGTCAATTCCCTTGGCGTGCGTGATGATGAAGCGTCCCTGGGGTCCCCTGTTATAGTAGTAGCGGGGGACTCTATCGCCATGGGTTGGGGCGTGGAACAGGATGAGACCTTTCCGCAGATAATCGAAAGGAAGACCGGCCTGCCGGTCTTGAATGCCGCCGTCTCTTCATACGGCACGGTAAGGGAGATGCTCCTGCTGAAACGGGTGGACAGGAGCCGGTTGAAGTATCTCATAATCGAATATGATACTAACGACTACAACGAGAACAGGGAATTTTATTTAAATAAAAACATGCTCCCGGTGACCGGTCCCGGCAGGTACGACCGGCTTGTCCGTAAAGAGGGGAATAGAAGGAGGTACTTTTTTGGGAAGCACCTCCTTTCCAAGTATAACGGTATCATAAGAAAGATCAAAGATATGGCCTCCTCCCGGAAAGATGGAAACGGGGCATCTTCGTACAGGGGTTCGGCCGCTTTTTTCCTGAACGCGGTCATCAATAGCGGGATCGACCTTACGGGGGTCCGGGTTATAGTCGTGAAGTTCGGCAAAGACGATGATTTTGTGCCTGCGCTGAAGAAGAAAAAAGGTTCAGACGGCCGTCCCCGGTTCATCAGGGAGATGGCGGTGCTGGATGCGAAAGATATCCTCTCCGGGGACGATTATTATATGCTGGACGGGCATATGAACAGGCGCGGCCACGAAAAAGTGGCCGCCGCGCTGCTGGCGGTTGTAGATTTCAAAAAATAG
- a CDS encoding adenine phosphoribosyltransferase — protein sequence MITELKSYIRDVPGFPKEGIIFKDITPLLKDGRTFRESVDMIADQFKGKSIDAVLSVEARGFIFGAALAYKLGVGIIPVRKKGKLPFKTNSVTYDLEYGKDTLEIHQDAFKKGANLLIVDDLLATGGTTHAVVEMIENMGGKIVGLAFVVELLPLKGREKLKGYPVVSLIKDEYC from the coding sequence ATGATAACGGAACTGAAATCCTACATAAGGGATGTGCCCGGTTTTCCTAAAGAGGGGATCATATTCAAGGATATCACGCCGCTCCTGAAAGACGGCAGGACCTTCAGGGAATCCGTGGATATGATAGCCGATCAGTTCAAGGGAAAGTCGATCGATGCGGTATTGAGCGTGGAGGCCAGGGGGTTCATATTCGGCGCCGCCCTCGCTTATAAGCTCGGCGTAGGCATCATACCGGTGAGGAAGAAGGGGAAGCTGCCGTTCAAGACGAACAGCGTGACTTACGACCTCGAGTACGGCAAAGATACGCTTGAGATCCACCAGGATGCGTTCAAAAAAGGCGCGAATCTCCTTATAGTGGATGATCTCTTGGCCACGGGCGGGACGACCCATGCCGTGGTAGAGATGATAGAGAATATGGGAGGCAAGATAGTCGGCCTAGCTTTCGTGGTCGAGCTCCTCCCCCTGAAAGGGCGCGAGAAGCTCAAGGGTTATCCCGTCGTTTCTCTGATCAAAGACGAATATTGCTGA
- a CDS encoding RNA polymerase sigma factor RpoD/SigA produces MDAIRLYLKDIKKLPLLTPEEEIDLANRIKKGDKAARAKMIQSNLRLVINIAKKYSNLGVSMLDLIEEGNLGLMKAVEKFNPKKGYRFSTYAAWWIRQYISRAIANQGKTVRMPVYIIELLMRFKKATDQLTVTFKRKPKVSEIAKKMRLPMKRARQLSKMATGISSLNTPIGEDSSTEFLDLIEDESIVSAVDGLSNFLMQERIKDLLDKMSKREKRILVLRFGLKDGVPKTLRDTAKYFGITRERVRQIENAAMKKMREVIMQQEKEITARREEAAKR; encoded by the coding sequence ATGGATGCTATAAGACTGTATCTCAAAGACATCAAGAAGCTCCCGCTCCTCACGCCCGAGGAGGAGATAGACCTCGCCAATCGCATAAAGAAAGGCGATAAGGCGGCGCGCGCGAAGATGATCCAATCGAACCTCCGCCTCGTCATCAACATCGCCAAGAAGTATTCGAACCTCGGCGTCTCGATGCTCGACCTGATAGAAGAGGGCAACCTCGGTCTGATGAAGGCCGTCGAGAAGTTCAACCCCAAGAAAGGTTACAGGTTCTCCACTTACGCGGCATGGTGGATACGCCAGTACATATCCAGGGCGATCGCAAACCAGGGGAAGACCGTCAGGATGCCGGTTTACATAATCGAACTTCTGATGAGGTTCAAAAAGGCGACGGACCAGCTGACGGTGACTTTCAAGCGCAAGCCCAAGGTGAGTGAGATAGCGAAAAAGATGCGGCTCCCGATGAAGCGCGCCAGGCAGTTGAGCAAGATGGCGACCGGGATATCGAGCCTCAACACGCCCATAGGGGAGGACAGCTCAACGGAGTTCCTCGATCTCATAGAGGACGAGAGCATCGTCTCCGCCGTGGACGGCCTGTCCAACTTTCTTATGCAGGAGAGGATCAAGGACCTGCTAGATAAGATGTCGAAGAGAGAGAAACGGATACTGGTATTGAGGTTCGGGCTTAAGGACGGTGTGCCTAAGACCCTGAGGGATACCGCAAAATATTTTGGTATCACGCGTGAGAGGGTCCGCCAGATAGAGAACGCAGCGATGAAGAAGATGCGGGAAGTGATAATGCAGCAGGAAAAGGAGATCACCGCAAGAAGAGAGGAGGCCGCAAAGAGATGA
- the ppdK gene encoding pyruvate, phosphate dikinase produces MGGKKVKYVYFFGGGKADGNESMKNLLGGKGANLAEMAGHPKLRLPVPPGFTITTEVCTYYYRNRKSYPKELKSQVDAAMAGVEKIMGKKFGDRNNPLLVSVRSGARRSMPGMMETVLNVGLTESTIPGLIKATGNERFVYDAYRRLIMMYSDVVMEKAAGIEPKDGKGIRKILDEKLGQVKKARGYRSDTELTAGELKKLVADFKKTIKDVLGRPFPDDAQEQLWGGVGAVFASWNGKRAFEYRRIEKIPDEWGTAVTVQTMVFGNMGDDSATGVAFSRNPGNGEAQFYGEYLVNAQGEDVVAGIRTPGPINEYSKNDQSKSLPTLEKIMPKLYRELDSIRTRLEEHYRDMQDIEFTIEKGKLYMLQCRVGKRNGVAAVRMAVDMHKEKLIDGATAIMRVGPNQLVELLLPMLDPKAELSAGAIAKGLPAGPGGAVGRVVFTSEDAVEWASRGEKVILVREETSPEDVDGMHKAQAILTLKGGMTSHAALVARGWGRCCIVGCSDLEIAQDGRSFETKKGEVVKEGDWLSLNGTKGLVYKGKLALVDIDLDNNKAYTELMKLVDKFRVLKVRTNADTPKDAAQAVKFGAEGIGLFRTEHMFYGEGSDKPLFLLRKMIMSNTEEERRKALGELFPFVKNDVKATIEAMKGYPVTIRLLDPPLHEFVPLDENRLKALAEELGIDMGELNRRADDLHENNPMLGHRGVRLGITYPEIAEMQVRAILEATAELIKAGKKAYPEIMIPVTCTPQELVHQKAIVDRVHKEVMAKFGLKTLPFMYGTMIEIPRAALQAAKMAEVAEFFSYGTNDLTQMTFGFSRDDIGSFLPDYLDAKILPADPFQTIDTEGVGELIKIGIDRGRSVRKDLKVGICGEHGGDPDSVKFCHRVGMNYVSCSPFRVPIARLAAAQAAVEGKGKK; encoded by the coding sequence ATGGGTGGTAAAAAAGTGAAGTACGTATATTTCTTCGGCGGCGGCAAGGCCGACGGCAACGAATCGATGAAGAACCTGTTGGGGGGCAAGGGGGCCAACCTGGCCGAGATGGCGGGGCATCCGAAACTGCGCCTTCCCGTACCTCCGGGTTTCACCATCACGACAGAGGTCTGCACTTATTATTACAGGAACAGGAAGTCATATCCCAAAGAGCTGAAGTCCCAGGTGGACGCCGCCATGGCCGGTGTCGAGAAGATCATGGGAAAGAAGTTCGGCGACCGGAATAACCCGCTTTTGGTCTCGGTCCGTTCCGGGGCACGCCGCTCGATGCCCGGCATGATGGAGACGGTTTTGAACGTCGGGCTCACCGAGAGCACGATACCCGGGCTCATCAAGGCGACGGGGAACGAGAGGTTCGTCTACGACGCTTACAGGCGGCTCATCATGATGTATTCCGACGTCGTTATGGAGAAGGCCGCCGGGATCGAACCCAAAGACGGTAAGGGCATACGCAAGATACTGGATGAGAAGCTTGGACAGGTGAAGAAGGCGAGAGGCTACAGGTCCGATACCGAGCTTACGGCAGGGGAGCTGAAGAAGCTCGTCGCCGATTTTAAGAAGACGATCAAGGACGTCCTCGGCAGGCCTTTCCCGGACGATGCCCAGGAGCAGTTGTGGGGCGGCGTGGGCGCGGTCTTCGCAAGCTGGAACGGGAAGCGCGCCTTTGAGTACAGGCGTATCGAGAAGATACCGGATGAGTGGGGTACGGCAGTGACCGTGCAGACGATGGTATTCGGGAATATGGGAGACGATTCGGCCACGGGTGTGGCATTCAGCCGTAACCCGGGCAACGGTGAGGCGCAGTTCTACGGTGAATATCTCGTGAACGCGCAGGGTGAGGACGTGGTCGCCGGCATACGTACGCCCGGCCCCATCAATGAATATTCCAAAAACGACCAGAGCAAGTCCCTCCCGACGCTTGAAAAGATCATGCCTAAATTATACAGGGAGCTTGACTCTATCCGCACGCGCCTGGAAGAGCATTACCGCGACATGCAGGATATAGAGTTCACCATCGAAAAGGGGAAGCTCTACATGCTCCAGTGCCGTGTGGGCAAGAGGAACGGAGTTGCCGCGGTGCGCATGGCGGTGGATATGCATAAAGAGAAGCTTATCGACGGGGCGACCGCTATCATGCGGGTCGGGCCGAACCAGCTGGTCGAGCTGCTTCTGCCCATGCTCGATCCGAAGGCGGAGTTGAGCGCCGGCGCGATAGCCAAAGGGCTGCCGGCGGGTCCGGGGGGCGCGGTGGGACGCGTTGTATTTACGTCCGAGGATGCAGTGGAGTGGGCCTCGCGCGGGGAGAAGGTCATACTCGTGCGGGAAGAGACGTCCCCCGAAGATGTCGACGGTATGCATAAGGCGCAGGCCATCCTCACCCTGAAGGGCGGTATGACTTCGCACGCGGCGCTCGTTGCCCGCGGCTGGGGCAGGTGCTGTATAGTGGGATGTTCGGACCTGGAGATCGCCCAGGACGGCAGATCTTTTGAGACGAAGAAAGGCGAGGTCGTCAAAGAGGGTGACTGGTTATCCCTGAACGGCACCAAGGGGCTGGTATATAAAGGAAAGCTGGCCCTGGTAGATATAGACCTCGATAACAATAAGGCATATACGGAGCTGATGAAGCTTGTGGATAAGTTCAGGGTGCTGAAAGTCCGCACCAATGCCGATACCCCGAAAGACGCGGCCCAGGCGGTAAAATTCGGCGCCGAGGGTATAGGCCTCTTCAGGACCGAGCATATGTTCTACGGCGAAGGGAGCGATAAGCCGCTCTTCCTGCTCCGCAAGATGATCATGTCAAATACGGAAGAGGAACGGCGCAAGGCGCTCGGAGAGCTCTTCCCGTTCGTCAAGAACGACGTGAAGGCGACGATAGAGGCGATGAAGGGGTATCCGGTCACGATCCGGCTCCTCGACCCGCCTCTGCACGAATTCGTCCCTCTCGATGAAAACAGGTTAAAGGCGCTCGCGGAAGAACTCGGCATCGATATGGGCGAGCTGAACAGGCGCGCGGATGACCTCCATGAGAATAATCCCATGTTAGGCCATCGCGGCGTCCGCCTCGGCATCACATATCCGGAGATAGCCGAGATGCAGGTGCGCGCCATACTGGAGGCGACAGCAGAGCTCATAAAGGCCGGCAAGAAGGCGTACCCGGAGATCATGATACCGGTGACATGCACGCCCCAGGAGCTCGTCCACCAGAAGGCGATCGTCGACAGGGTGCATAAGGAGGTAATGGCAAAGTTCGGGCTTAAAACCCTTCCTTTCATGTACGGCACTATGATAGAGATACCGCGCGCGGCGCTCCAGGCCGCAAAGATGGCGGAAGTGGCCGAGTTCTTCTCCTACGGCACAAACGACCTGACCCAGATGACGTTCGGGTTCAGCCGCGACGATATCGGCAGTTTCCTCCCCGACTACCTCGATGCCAAGATACTGCCCGCCGACCCGTTCCAGACGATCGATACGGAAGGTGTGGGCGAGCTTATAAAGATAGGCATAGACCGCGGCCGGTCGGTCCGGAAGGACCTTAAGGTGGGTATCTGCGGCGAACACGGCGGCGACCCTGACAGCGTTAAATTCTGCCACAGGGTAGGGATGAATTACGTGAGTTGCTCCCCGTTCCGTGTGCCGATAGCGCGCCTTGCGGCGGCGCAGGCGGCGGTGGAAGGGAAGGGGAAGAAGTAG
- a CDS encoding glycine--tRNA ligase, producing the protein MNKAPDLMEKIGSLCKRRGFLFQSSEIYGGLGSVWDYGPLGAELKRNLKEAWWRSNVYRRGDVEGLDAAILMHPSVWMASGHVTSFEDTLVDCKGCKKRFKIEHVTGKKCPECGGELTEARQFNLMLKTHLGPIEDGGSLSYLRPETAQGIFVNFQNVITSMRRKIPFGIAQIGKSFRNEVTTGNLTFRSREFEQMEIEFFVKPGTDEEWYGKWVAERFNWYVSLGIREENLRKRQHEKDELAHYAKACTDIEYKFPFGWSELEGIANRTDFDLKQHMRLSGKDLQYFDEETKDKFTPYVIEPSGGIDRSVLAFLADSYSEEEVKGEKRVSLKLHKSLAPIKAAVLPLLRNRPEIVKLAHDITDGLKQDIKAVYDDTASIGRLYRRQDEVGTPYCVTVDVDSLEDKKVTIRDRDSMKQDRVSVEKVKGYLADKLKS; encoded by the coding sequence ATGAATAAAGCACCGGACTTAATGGAGAAGATAGGTTCCCTTTGCAAGAGGCGGGGGTTCCTGTTCCAATCCAGTGAAATATACGGCGGGTTAGGGAGCGTTTGGGACTACGGCCCGCTCGGCGCCGAGCTGAAGCGCAATCTTAAAGAGGCATGGTGGCGCTCGAACGTATACCGGAGGGGCGATGTCGAAGGGTTGGACGCGGCCATACTCATGCACCCTTCGGTCTGGATGGCTTCGGGCCACGTCACGAGTTTTGAGGATACGCTCGTCGACTGCAAAGGGTGTAAAAAGCGTTTTAAGATAGAACATGTCACCGGCAAGAAATGCCCGGAGTGCGGCGGCGAGCTCACCGAGGCGCGGCAGTTCAACCTTATGCTCAAGACCCACCTGGGGCCGATAGAGGACGGGGGCAGCCTGTCATATCTGAGGCCCGAAACCGCGCAGGGAATATTCGTGAACTTCCAGAACGTCATCACTTCCATGAGACGCAAGATACCTTTCGGGATAGCGCAGATAGGCAAGTCGTTCAGGAACGAAGTTACTACCGGGAACCTTACGTTCCGTTCCCGGGAGTTCGAACAGATGGAGATAGAATTTTTCGTGAAGCCGGGCACGGACGAGGAGTGGTACGGGAAGTGGGTGGCCGAGCGTTTCAACTGGTACGTCTCCCTGGGCATAAGAGAAGAGAACCTGAGGAAGCGGCAGCATGAAAAGGATGAGCTTGCCCACTACGCCAAGGCATGCACGGATATAGAGTATAAGTTCCCGTTCGGCTGGTCCGAGCTCGAAGGGATAGCCAACAGGACCGACTTCGACCTCAAACAGCACATGCGCCTCTCCGGCAAGGACCTCCAGTATTTCGATGAAGAGACGAAGGATAAGTTCACCCCCTATGTGATAGAGCCCTCGGGCGGGATCGACAGGTCAGTCCTCGCGTTCCTGGCCGATTCGTATTCCGAAGAAGAGGTCAAGGGCGAGAAACGGGTTAGCCTGAAGCTCCACAAAAGTTTAGCCCCGATAAAGGCCGCGGTCTTGCCGCTTCTGCGCAACAGGCCGGAGATAGTGAAACTCGCGCACGATATAACCGACGGTCTGAAACAGGATATCAAGGCGGTGTATGACGATACCGCCTCGATAGGACGGCTTTATAGGAGACAGGACGAGGTCGGGACGCCGTACTGCGTCACCGTAGATGTGGATAGCCTTGAGGATAAGAAGGTCACGATCCGCGACCGCGATTCGATGAAGCAGGACCGCGTGAGCGTCGAGAAGGTCAAAGGATACCTGGCGGATAAATTAAAGTCGTAA
- the recO gene encoding DNA repair protein RecO produces MAIQKTEAILLSRQDLRETSLILTFYTKDFGKIKGIVRGVRGPHAQYGGGSLEIFALDELVFYERKKSDLYTISQCDLVEFFSPIRESLERLAYAAYMAELLDSVTSLSDPHRDVFDILLNSLRLLAGEASPKRVTRIFEIKLLSLLGLMPTLDLCANCSDKAGDGARFSFRNGGLICKKCLGSDKDAAEVLQGTVKFIEHIQGLPFDKVDRIKVSSQVGEELEKILRKFLDYHIERRLKTVKFLDTIDKGVKETAR; encoded by the coding sequence ATGGCCATCCAGAAGACCGAAGCGATCCTATTAAGCCGCCAGGACCTGCGCGAGACGAGCCTCATCCTCACCTTCTACACAAAAGATTTCGGGAAGATCAAAGGGATAGTGCGCGGCGTACGCGGGCCTCACGCGCAATACGGCGGCGGGAGTTTGGAGATATTTGCGCTCGACGAGCTTGTCTTCTATGAGCGCAAGAAGAGCGACCTGTATACCATATCGCAATGCGACCTCGTGGAGTTCTTCAGCCCTATCCGCGAATCCCTGGAACGGCTGGCGTATGCGGCGTATATGGCGGAGCTTCTCGACTCGGTCACGTCCCTCTCCGATCCGCACAGGGACGTCTTCGACATATTACTGAACAGCCTGCGGCTCCTGGCCGGAGAAGCGAGCCCGAAGCGCGTCACGAGGATATTCGAGATAAAGCTCCTGAGCCTTCTGGGGCTTATGCCTACGCTGGATCTGTGCGCCAACTGTTCGGATAAGGCCGGGGACGGGGCGCGGTTCAGCTTCCGTAACGGCGGCCTGATATGCAAAAAATGTCTCGGCTCGGATAAGGATGCGGCAGAGGTCCTCCAGGGCACGGTAAAGTTCATAGAGCATATACAGGGTTTGCCGTTCGATAAGGTGGACAGGATCAAGGTCTCTTCACAGGTCGGAGAGGAGCTGGAAAAGATACTGCGGAAGTTCCTGGATTATCATATAGAGAGGCGGCTCAAGACGGTCAAGTTCCTCGATACCATAGATAAGGGCGTAAAGGAGACGGCGCGATGA
- a CDS encoding diacylglycerol kinase has protein sequence MQERKFIESFNDAIEGFIYVMRTQRNMRIHFLSAVLIILLGIYLSFSMGEILILCLTITFVLSAEMINTCVELVVDMIKSEFHPIARIIKDVSAGAVLLTSINAAIVGYSLFSKRVPFRIEDAMVRIKQSPWHITFIALILVFGTSIMGKIIFHRGTPLRGGMPSGHSAIAFSIWTIITFLTNNSIVIVLAFFMAFLIARHRIKDAVHTFSEVFAGAVIGILLTTFVFQILR, from the coding sequence ATGCAAGAACGAAAATTTATCGAGAGTTTTAACGACGCGATAGAAGGTTTCATCTACGTCATGAGGACGCAGAGGAACATGCGCATACATTTCCTCTCGGCCGTCCTCATTATCCTCCTCGGCATATACCTCAGCTTCAGCATGGGCGAGATACTCATCCTGTGTCTTACGATAACATTCGTCCTGTCGGCAGAGATGATAAATACATGCGTAGAGCTTGTCGTGGATATGATCAAGAGCGAATTCCATCCCATCGCCCGCATCATCAAAGACGTGAGCGCCGGGGCGGTCCTGCTCACATCGATCAATGCGGCGATAGTCGGGTACTCGCTCTTTTCCAAAAGGGTGCCTTTCAGGATAGAGGATGCGATGGTGCGGATAAAACAGTCCCCGTGGCATATTACGTTCATAGCGCTGATCCTCGTATTCGGCACATCGATAATGGGAAAGATAATATTCCACAGGGGCACGCCTTTGCGCGGCGGGATGCCTTCCGGCCATTCGGCGATCGCCTTCTCCATATGGACCATAATAACCTTTTTGACAAATAACTCGATCGTCATAGTCCTGGCGTTCTTCATGGCGTTCCTCATAGCCAGGCACAGGATAAAGGACGCGGTGCACACGTTTTCGGAGGTCTTCGCGGGCGCGGTCATAGGCATCCTCTTAACTACTTTTGTGTTCCAGATATTAAGATAG
- the ybeY gene encoding rRNA maturation RNase YbeY yields the protein MTPPHITVINANGSFGLNRRFIRRLVIRILEILKEPPETEFEVVFLSDGAMRVFNRKYKGADRATDVLSFRLPKDGMGTDAFFGEIFISSDTASRNAVRFGTGFAEELVLYVIHGILHFLGYEDGTPGERARMSRKEKKVLRYLCKNENLSRVLTTR from the coding sequence ATGACACCTCCGCATATCACCGTAATAAATGCTAACGGCTCTTTCGGCCTTAACAGGCGTTTTATCAGGCGGCTGGTGATCAGGATACTGGAGATATTAAAAGAACCCCCGGAGACGGAGTTCGAGGTCGTATTCTTGAGCGACGGGGCGATGCGCGTTTTTAACAGGAAGTATAAAGGCGCGGACAGGGCCACCGACGTGCTGAGTTTCAGGCTGCCAAAAGACGGGATGGGCACGGACGCGTTCTTCGGCGAGATATTCATCTCATCCGACACGGCGTCAAGGAACGCCGTACGTTTCGGGACCGGTTTTGCCGAGGAGCTCGTCCTTTACGTTATACACGGCATACTCCACTTCCTCGGTTATGAGGACGGTACCCCGGGGGAGCGGGCCCGGATGTCCCGTAAAGAGAAGAAGGTCTTAAGATATCTATGCAAGAACGAAAATTTATCGAGAGTTTTAACGACGCGATAG
- a CDS encoding PhoH family protein has protein sequence MERSIKLNNMQEAKTLFGTHDENLKVVENEFGISIATRGETLNLEGGSSPVEQASRLFEELLLTIRSGGLVKKHELLYAIHAIKEDETRDIHSIYLDRIEVSSKRQYITPKSKGQKEYVDAIRHNDIVFCIGPAGTGKTYLAMAMAVNALKKQLVSRIILTRPAVEAGESLGYLPGDLSAKVTPYLRPLYDALYDMMEVERIKDSIERGIIEVVPLAYMRGRTLNDSFIIMDEAQNSTPEQMKMFLTRLGFDSKTVITGDITQSDLPSHKVSGLSQVRTVLKGIEGISFVYLKGEDVVRHELVQDIIKAYENVKA, from the coding sequence ATGGAACGGTCTATCAAACTTAATAATATGCAGGAAGCCAAGACGCTATTCGGCACCCACGACGAGAACCTGAAGGTAGTAGAGAACGAATTCGGGATCAGCATAGCGACGAGGGGCGAGACCCTTAACCTGGAGGGGGGATCGTCACCCGTAGAACAGGCATCGCGCCTCTTCGAGGAGCTTCTCCTTACGATACGGAGCGGCGGCCTGGTGAAGAAACACGAGCTCCTGTATGCCATACATGCCATAAAAGAAGACGAAACACGCGATATCCACTCGATCTACCTCGACAGGATAGAGGTCTCCTCCAAAAGGCAGTACATAACCCCGAAATCGAAAGGGCAAAAAGAGTATGTCGATGCGATAAGGCATAACGATATCGTATTCTGCATAGGGCCCGCCGGCACAGGGAAGACGTATCTGGCGATGGCGATGGCCGTGAACGCCCTGAAGAAACAGCTCGTGAGCCGTATCATACTTACGCGTCCGGCGGTCGAGGCGGGCGAAAGTTTAGGATACCTGCCCGGCGATCTCTCCGCCAAGGTTACGCCTTACCTGAGGCCGCTTTACGACGCCCTTTACGATATGATGGAGGTGGAGAGGATCAAGGATTCTATAGAGCGCGGCATAATAGAGGTGGTGCCGCTTGCGTACATGAGAGGGAGGACTTTGAACGATTCGTTCATAATCATGGACGAGGCGCAGAATTCCACGCCCGAGCAGATGAAGATGTTCCTGACGCGTCTCGGTTTTGACTCGAAGACCGTCATAACCGGGGATATAACCCAGAGCGACCTGCCCAGCCACAAGGTATCCGGGTTGAGCCAGGTCCGCACCGTCCTTAAAGGAATAGAAGGCATCTCATTCGTCTATCTTAAGGGCGAGGATGTCGTCAGGCACGAGCTCGTCCAGGATATCATCAAGGCATACGAGAACGTAAAGGCATGA